The Acidimicrobiia bacterium region CCGGCGCTCGCATCGTCGAGATCGCCCTCGAGGCCGGCATTGAGAGCGATCTGGCGGACCGGGGCGCTCAGGGCGACCTTGACGATGTTGGCGCCCGTGGCCTCGTCCTGAGGCAGGTCGAGCTTGTCGAACGCCTTGGCACCGGCCTGGAGCAGGGCCACACCGCCACCGGCGACGATGCCCTCCTCCACCGAGGCCTTGGCCGCGCGAACGGCATCCTCGATGCGGTGCTTGCGCTCCTTGAGCTCGACCTCGGTGGCCGCCCCGACCTTGATGACCGCGACGCCGCCGGCGAGCTTCGCCAGCCGCTCCTGGAGCTTCTCGCGGTCGTAGTCGGAGTCGGTGTTGTCGATCTCGGCGCGGATCTGGTTGATGCGACCCGAGACGTCGCTCTTCGAACCGCCGCCCTCGACGATCGTCGTCTCGTCCTTCGTGACGACGACCTTGCGGGCCTTGCCGAGCAGCTCGACGCCGACGGTCTCGAGCTTCAGGCCGACTTCCTCGGAGATGACCTGACCGCCGGTGAGGATCGCCATGTCCTGGAGCATCGCCTTGCGGCGCTCACCGAAGCCCGGCGCCTTGATGGCGACCGACTTGAACGTGCCGCGGATCTTGTTCACGACGAGCGTGGCGAGCGCCTCGCCCTCGACGTCCTCGGAGATGATCACCAGCGGGCGACCCGACTGCATGACCTTCTCGAGCACCGGAAGGATGTCCTTGACCGCCGAGATCTTGCTGCTCACGTAGAGCAGGTAGGCGTCGTCGAGGACGGCTTCCATGCGCTCGGGGTCGGTGACGAAGTACGGGGAGATGTAGCCCTTGTCGAAGCGCATGCCCTCGACGAGGTCGAGCTCCATGCCGAAGGTCTGGCTCTCCTCGACCGTGATGACGCCGTCCTTGCCGACCTTCTCGAGCGACTCGGCGATCATCGCGCCGATCTCCTTGTCGGCCGCCGAGATGGCGGCGACGTTGGCGATCGCGGAGGGGTCGGTCTCGACCTTCTTCGACGCGCTCTTGATCGAGTCGACGGCCGTGGAGACCGCGGTCTCGATGCCCTTCTTCAGCGTCATCGGGTTGGCGCCGGCCGCGACGTTGCGCAGGCCCTCACGCACCATCGCCCAGGCGAGCACGGTCGCGGTGGTCGTGCCGTCGCCGGCGACGTCGTCGGTCTTCTTGGCGACTTCCTTGACGAGCTCCGCACCGATCTTCTCGTACGGGTCCTCGAGGTCGACTTCCTTGGCGATCGACACACCGTCGTTCGTGATGGTCGGGGCGCCCCACTTCTTCTCGAGGACGACGTTCCGACCCTTCGGGCCGAGCGTGACGCGCACGGCGTCGGCGAGCTTGTTCATGCCCGCTTCGAGCGACCGGCGGGCGTTCTCGCTGTAGGCGATCTGCTTGGGCATCTTGGGACAACCCCCTGGCAGCGGCGGCGCTGCGAATCGACGGGTGGGTGACGGTATTTCCGGATCGGTCGCACTCGACCGTTAGCACTCAACGGCTGGGAGTGCTAAGTCATGTTGGCACTCTCGGTCCGCGAGTGCAAGCCGAGGGGCCGGGTCCGCCGACCCTCCCGGGACCTCGCCGGCCCGGTTGCCGGCGACGTTGCGGCAACCAAACGGGCCGCTCGAGCGTCGATACGGGTGGGGGCGAGATCCCCGGACCGATCCGTTGCGGTGTGCGCCGCCTGCACCTAGCGTTGCGCCGCTGTCTGATGGGGGGACACATGAGGATCCGCAGGGTGAGGGGCCTGGCCGTCGCGATCCTGGCCGGATGCGTGATGGGGGCCGCGCCGGCCGCCGCCGTCGGGGCCGCCACTCGCGCGGCCGCCAAGACGACGTTGACGGCCACGCCGGACTCGAACCTTCGCGACGGCCAGTCGGTCACCGTGACCGGTGCCGGCTATCCGGCGAACGCGGAGACCGACCTGGTCCAGTGCGAGCAGGACCAGGGCTGCGACTTCTCGAACCTGCAGTTGCAGGACACCGACACCGACGGCAACTACACGACGACGTTCACCGTCCGCCGGATCATCACGCTCGGCTCGGAGACCGTCGACTGCGTCGCGAAGCAGGACTGCGTCCTCGTCTCGCTCGACATCAGTGACCTCAGCACCGGCGCGCAGACGGCGATCACGTTCGATCCGAACGCGCCCTTCCAGAAGCCGCTCCGCTTCCGCGTGACGCCCGACCACACCGGGCACGTGGTCGTCGACAAGGGCGTGGTGCGCCTGACCGGAACCGTCGAGTGCAACCGGGCGGTCACCATCGACGCCGACATGGCGCTGACGCAGGTCTACGGCCGCAGCATCTTCCAGTCGGAGGTGTTCCCCGAGATCCAATGCGACCACGGCGGCCACTGGGCGGTGGTGTTCCGTCCGCAGAACGGTCTGTTCGACGCGGGATCGGCGAAGGTGCGCATCTCCGCGTTCGGCTTCAGCGGAACGACCGAGTACGAACAGTTCAAGACCACCCCCCTCACCCTCGTGCCCCGCGCCTCGTGAAGGGACCTCTCGCCATGCGAACGACTCGATTCGTACCCGCACTCGTGACCGTCGGCCTGCTCGTGGCGGGTTTCGCGAGTCCCGCCGCGGCCGCGGCGCCGACGATCACCGTGAAACCGAACCACAAGCTCGTCGACGGGCAGACGGTTTCGGTGTCGGCCACCGGGTTCCTGCCGAACACCGACATGGCGATCGTCATGTGTCCGACGTCGACGATCAGCCCGTCGGACTGCGATCTCAACACGGTCGTGATCGCGTCGACCGACGGGAACGGCGCGTACAGCGACGTCCCGTACAACGTCGCGCGCACGTTGAGCGACGGCACCGACTGCGTCACGAACAACGGTTGCTACATCGGGACCCAGGCACTCGACGCGACCGGCAAGACCGCGAGCACGCTCGTGAAGTTCGACCCGAGCGTCCCGCCGTTCGTGCTGAACGTGCGCGTCGACCACACCGACAAGGTGAACGCGAAGGGCGTCGTGACGCTCAAGGGCACCGTGCACTGCGAGAACGGCAGCGCCGACGTCGGCGTCGAGCTCGACCTGCGACAGGTCGTCGACCGGTCGATCTTCACCTCGAGCGGCTTCGCCGAGGTGCAGTGCACCGACGGCTCGACCACGCCGTTCCGCGCGACCGTCCGACCGCAGAACGGCTTCTTCGGACCCGGCGCCGCGTCGGTGTTCGTGAACGCCTTCGCGGGCAGTCACTCGCTGTACCACAAGGTCGGCGTGACCTTGACGGCAAGCTAGCGCGCCCGGCTTCCTACCCTCCCGCGACCGCGGGGACGATGCTGACGACCTGACCCGCCGCGATCGGCGTGTCGAGGTTCTGCAGGAAGCGGATGTCCTCGTCGGCAACGAACACGTTCACGAAACGACGCAGCGCACCGGAATCGTCGAAGACGCGCTCGCCGAAGCCGGGGTGCGCGGCGTCGAGCGCCTTCAGCACCTCGGCGACGGTCGAGCCGTCGACACTCGCCTCGGACGCGCCGCCCGTGAGCGAACGCAGCTGCGTGGGGATCCGAACCGTGACCGGCATCACTGCTCCTCGACCGTGAAGGACTCGTGGAAGGCATCGAGCGTCGGCGCGATCGTGGCCGTCGGACCGACGACACCGGACACCGCGTCGAGCGTCTTGAGGCCGTGCCCGGTGATGTAGACGACGACCCGCTCGTCGGCGCGTACGACGCCTTCGCGTGCGAGGCGCACGAGCGTCGCGATCGTCACGCCCGCCGCGGTCTCACCGAACACACCCTCGGTGCGCGCGAGCAGGCGCATCCCCTCGACGATCTCGTCGTCGGTGACCGCCGCGAGCGCGCCGCCGGTGTCGCGCACGGTGTCGAGCGCGAAGTAGCCGTCGGCGGGATTCCCGATCGCGAGCGACTTCGCGATCGTGTCCGGCTTCACCGGCTTGATCGTGTCGTTGCCGTCGAGGAACGCGCGCGCGACCGGCGAGCAACCCTCGGCCTGCGCGCCCGAGACCCGCAGGTGCGGCTCCTCGTCGAGCAGCCCGACGCGGTACAGCTCGTGGAAACCCTTGTGGATCTTCGTCAGCAACGAGCCGCTCGCGACCGGCACGACGATGTGGTCGGGCGCCTGCCAACCGAGCTGCTCCGCCGTCTCGAACGCGAGCGTCTTGCTGCCCTCGGCGTAGAACGGCCGCATGTTCACGTTCACGAACGCCCACTCGTACGTGCTCGCGAGCTCCGCGCAGAGACGGTTCACGTCGTCGTAGTTGCCGCGCACGGCGACGACGTTCCCGCCGTACACCGACGTCGTGACGACCTTGCCCGCCTCGAGATCGCTCGGGATGAACACGTAGCTGCGCAGTCCCGCGTGCGCCGCGTGCGCCGCGACCGCGTTCGCGAGGTTGCCGGTCGATGCGCACGCCGCGGTCTTGAAGCCGAACTCGAGCGCCTTCGACAACGCGACCGACGTCACGCGGTCCTTGAACGAGTTCGTCGGGTTGCGCGTGTCGTTCTTCAACCACACCTCGCCGAGCCCGAGCTCTTCGGCGAGGCGATCGGCGCGCACGAGCGGCGTGAAGCCGGCGCCGAGGTCGATCGCGGCATCACGCGCGACGGGCAGGAGATCTGCGTAGCGCCAGATCGACAGCGGACCCTTGGCGATCGCCTCGCGGCTCGTCTGCTTCGCGATCTCGTCGTAGTCGTAGACGACTTCGAGCGGGCCGAAGCACCACTCGCACGTGAAGATGGGCGCGACGGCGAACTCCTTGCCGCACTCGCGACACCTCAGGCCTTGTACGTAGGGCATGTTCGTGATCCTCCTCATCTCGATGCGCTCTCGAGCGCCTCGAAGCGGGGGACCGCTCTTCGGCTAACTCATCGGTCAGGCATTGGCACCTACCGCTCTCCCCGGTCGCCCGGTTCGGGAGGTTGGTTGCCGCGGCGTCGTAGGGCCTGTCCCTCGGCCGCTCTGGATGAGCGCGTGTGTTCGCCAGAAAGGGTACCAAGGGCCCGGCGAGGCAGTCGAGCCATATGGGTCGCGCCCGCGCGCGTCGGCGAAGCGTGCGAGGCCGACCGTCGGGAATTGCTGCTCTAGCCTGGAACCCGATGGCGGTGCGACCCCTCGATCGTGAGCGCGCGGCCGGTTCCGTATCGGTCTGTCTGCCCGCGCGCGACGAGGCCGCGACCATCGGTCCGATCGTCGCCGCGATCCGGCGCGATCTCGTCGAGCGCGACGGGCTCGTCGACGAGATCGTGGTCGTCGACGACGGCTCGACCGACGAGACCGCGCGCATCGCCGAGGGCGAGGGCGCGCGCGTGGTCGCGGAAGCGACGATCCTGCCGGAGCTCGGCGAGGGCAGCGGCAAGGGCAACGCGTTGTGGAAGTCGCTGTACGTCTGCGAGGGCGACATCGTCTGCTGGCTCGACGCCGACATCCGCAACTTCGACTCCGCGTTCGTGTCGAAGCTCGTGCGTCCGTTGCTCGACGATGCGAACGTGCTCTTCACGAAGGCGTATTACCGACGGCCCCTGAACGGTGAGCCGAACGGCGGCGGGCGCGTCACCGAGCTCGTCGCGCGCCCGATCATCAGCCAGTGCTTCCCCGCGCTGCGCGACATCGTGCAGCCGCTCTCGGGCGAGTACGCGGGGCGGCGCGAGGTACTCGAGTTGCTTCCGTTCGTCGAGGGCTGGGGCGTCGAGCTCGGCCTGCTCGCCGACCTCGCGCAGCGCTACGGCGCGGGCGTGATCACGCAGGTCGATCTGGGCGTGCGAGAGCACCGCAACCGTCCGGTCGACGAGCTCGGGCCGCAGGCGCTCGCGATCCTCGTCGCCGCGCTGCAGCGCGTCGGCGTCGGTGATGTCGCGCCGGTCGCGACCGAGCTCGTGCGCTTCGACGACGATCACCGTCCGGTGCGCGTGCCCGTCGAGGTGCGCGAGCGCCCGCCGATGCGCACGGTTCCCGCGTACCGCGCGCGTTTCCGCCGCGAGCTGGCGGTCTGACCTTTCTGGTCGGGCTCGCAAGCTTCGCCCTCTCCGACGCCTCAGCCGCCGGCACGGCCGGACCGCAAAGCGACCCGGCCGATCGGGCGGGAACTACCGCTGGAACGCGCCTGGTACGACGCGCTTCGGATGCATGACGAACGTCGCACCAAGGGTTACCGGCCGTAGCGATCGGGCGCTACCGCGCGAGAAAGGTGCGGGCGAGATCGAGCGCGGCTTCTTCGGCGAGGAGCGCGGCGCGCGTGAACGACTCCTCCGGTTCCCACGCACGCTCGTCGAGCGCGAGCACGACGACGCCCTGCGCCTCGAGCGCGGAACGCGCGTCGTCGTCCACGTGACCCGCGATCACCGCTCGTTGCGCGATCTGCTGCTCGGCCGCCCATTCGAGCGCGCCGCCGACGACCTTGCCGACGAGGCTCGTGACGTCGAGCTTGCCTTCGCCGGTCACGACGATCGCCGCGTGCTCGAGCGCGTCGCCGAACCCCGCCGCGGTCGCGACCACGTCGAAGCCCGGTTCGAGGTTCGCGCCGAGCGCCGCGAGCCCGCCGGCGAGTCCGCCGGCCGCGCCTCCCGACTCGAGCGCGCGCACGTCGACTCCTTTGCGGGACTCGTAGGTGTCGGCGAGCTTGCCGAGCCGGCGCGTGAGCAGCTCGATCTGCGCGGGCGTCGCGCCCTTCTGCGGCCCGTAGACGCGCGCCGCGTCGAGGAACGGCGTCGTCACGTCGCACGCGACCGTCACCTCGATCGTCGGCAGCTTCCAGCCGAGCGCGTCGATCGCGCCGAGACCACCGTCGGTCGACGCGCTCCCACCGACGCCGACGATGATGCGCCGCGCACCCTCGCGCGCCGCGACGCCGATGAGCTCGCCGGTACCGCGGCTCGACGCGCGCAACGGATCGTTGCGCCCCGCGACGAGCGCGAGTCCGCTCGCGCGCGCCATCTCGACGACCGCGGTACCACCCCGCAGCATCCCCCACTCCGCGACGACCGGCTCACCGAGCGGTCCGGTCACCTCCGCCGTCCGACGAGACCCGCCGACGGCCGCGATCAGCGCGTCGAGCGTGCCCTCACCGCCGTCGGCCAAGGGCAACGCGACCGCATCCTCGATCCCGCCGCGCCGCAGACCCTCGACGATCGCGGCCGCGGCCTCGCTCGCCGAGAGGCTCCCGCGGAACTTGTCAGGACACACAACCGCGGTCGTCACGGCGCATAGATTGCTCCAGCAATCCACCGAGCGGGAAAGCCGAGGTCGCGTGCTCGAACGGGTCCCCCTCCTCGAGAAGAGCCTGAACGATTACGCCGAGGTCGTCGAGCCCGGCACCATCGAACGTATCCAGGCGCTCGCCAAGCCCCTGCAGGGCGCGCGCGTGCTGCACATCAACGCGACGGCGTACGGCGGTGGCGTCGCCGAGCTGCTCGCCACCCACGTGCCCCTGCTGCGCGACCTCGGCCTCGAAGCCGAGTGGCACGTGATGCGCGGGAGCGACGAGTTCTTCCAGGTCACGAAGGCCGTGCACAACGGGTTCCAGGGCGCGCCGATCGAGTGGACCTCGGCGATGGAGCACGTCTACCTCGAGCGGGTGCTGTCGAACGCGATCGAGCTCGAGGGCGAGTGGGACTACATCGTCGTGCACGACCCGCAGCCCGCGGCCCTGCGTGAGTACTCGCGTGGCCGCGCGATCGACGCGTCCGACACCCAGTGGATCTGGCGTTGCCACATCGACCTCACCGACGCGAACGCCGACATCTGGAACTTCTTCCGGCCGTTCGTCGAGTGCCACGACGCGGCCGTGTTCACGATGCCGGAGTTCGTGCCCGACGCGCTCGACATGGACGACGTCGCGCTGCTCCCCCCGTGCATCGACCCGCTCGCGGTGAAGAACCTCGAACTCCCCGACCCGTTCGTGCGTGAGATCTGCCGGCAGTACGGCGTCGACGTCGAACGTCCGATCGTGTGCCAGGTGAGCCGCTTCGACCCGTGGAAGGACCCGGTCGGGGTGATCGAGGCGTTCCGCATGGTCAAGAAGACGGTGC contains the following coding sequences:
- the groL gene encoding chaperonin GroEL (60 kDa chaperone family; promotes refolding of misfolded polypeptides especially under stressful conditions; forms two stacked rings of heptamers to form a barrel-shaped 14mer; ends can be capped by GroES; misfolded proteins enter the barrel where they are refolded when GroES binds), yielding MPKQIAYSENARRSLEAGMNKLADAVRVTLGPKGRNVVLEKKWGAPTITNDGVSIAKEVDLEDPYEKIGAELVKEVAKKTDDVAGDGTTTATVLAWAMVREGLRNVAAGANPMTLKKGIETAVSTAVDSIKSASKKVETDPSAIANVAAISAADKEIGAMIAESLEKVGKDGVITVEESQTFGMELDLVEGMRFDKGYISPYFVTDPERMEAVLDDAYLLYVSSKISAVKDILPVLEKVMQSGRPLVIISEDVEGEALATLVVNKIRGTFKSVAIKAPGFGERRKAMLQDMAILTGGQVISEEVGLKLETVGVELLGKARKVVVTKDETTIVEGGGSKSDVSGRINQIRAEIDNTDSDYDREKLQERLAKLAGGVAVIKVGAATEVELKERKHRIEDAVRAAKASVEEGIVAGGGVALLQAGAKAFDKLDLPQDEATGANIVKVALSAPVRQIALNAGLEGDLDDASAG
- a CDS encoding neocarzinostatin apoprotein domain-containing protein, which gives rise to MRGLAVAILAGCVMGAAPAAAVGAATRAAAKTTLTATPDSNLRDGQSVTVTGAGYPANAETDLVQCEQDQGCDFSNLQLQDTDTDGNYTTTFTVRRIITLGSETVDCVAKQDCVLVSLDISDLSTGAQTAITFDPNAPFQKPLRFRVTPDHTGHVVVDKGVVRLTGTVECNRAVTIDADMALTQVYGRSIFQSEVFPEIQCDHGGHWAVVFRPQNGLFDAGSAKVRISAFGFSGTTEYEQFKTTPLTLVPRAS
- a CDS encoding DUF6299 family protein is translated as MRTTRFVPALVTVGLLVAGFASPAAAAAPTITVKPNHKLVDGQTVSVSATGFLPNTDMAIVMCPTSTISPSDCDLNTVVIASTDGNGAYSDVPYNVARTLSDGTDCVTNNGCYIGTQALDATGKTASTLVKFDPSVPPFVLNVRVDHTDKVNAKGVVTLKGTVHCENGSADVGVELDLRQVVDRSIFTSSGFAEVQCTDGSTTPFRATVRPQNGFFGPGAASVFVNAFAGSHSLYHKVGVTLTAS
- a CDS encoding MoaD/ThiS family protein, which codes for MPVTVRIPTQLRSLTGGASEASVDGSTVAEVLKALDAAHPGFGERVFDDSGALRRFVNVFVADEDIRFLQNLDTPIAAGQVVSIVPAVAGG
- a CDS encoding threonine synthase — translated: MPYVQGLRCRECGKEFAVAPIFTCEWCFGPLEVVYDYDEIAKQTSREAIAKGPLSIWRYADLLPVARDAAIDLGAGFTPLVRADRLAEELGLGEVWLKNDTRNPTNSFKDRVTSVALSKALEFGFKTAACASTGNLANAVAAHAAHAGLRSYVFIPSDLEAGKVVTTSVYGGNVVAVRGNYDDVNRLCAELASTYEWAFVNVNMRPFYAEGSKTLAFETAEQLGWQAPDHIVVPVASGSLLTKIHKGFHELYRVGLLDEEPHLRVSGAQAEGCSPVARAFLDGNDTIKPVKPDTIAKSLAIGNPADGYFALDTVRDTGGALAAVTDDEIVEGMRLLARTEGVFGETAAGVTIATLVRLAREGVVRADERVVVYITGHGLKTLDAVSGVVGPTATIAPTLDAFHESFTVEEQ
- a CDS encoding glucosyl-3-phosphoglycerate synthase, with the translated sequence MAVRPLDRERAAGSVSVCLPARDEAATIGPIVAAIRRDLVERDGLVDEIVVVDDGSTDETARIAEGEGARVVAEATILPELGEGSGKGNALWKSLYVCEGDIVCWLDADIRNFDSAFVSKLVRPLLDDANVLFTKAYYRRPLNGEPNGGGRVTELVARPIISQCFPALRDIVQPLSGEYAGRREVLELLPFVEGWGVELGLLADLAQRYGAGVITQVDLGVREHRNRPVDELGPQALAILVAALQRVGVGDVAPVATELVRFDDDHRPVRVPVEVRERPPMRTVPAYRARFRRELAV
- a CDS encoding glycerate kinase; this translates as MTTAVVCPDKFRGSLSASEAAAAIVEGLRRGGIEDAVALPLADGGEGTLDALIAAVGGSRRTAEVTGPLGEPVVAEWGMLRGGTAVVEMARASGLALVAGRNDPLRASSRGTGELIGVAAREGARRIIVGVGGSASTDGGLGAIDALGWKLPTIEVTVACDVTTPFLDAARVYGPQKGATPAQIELLTRRLGKLADTYESRKGVDVRALESGGAAGGLAGGLAALGANLEPGFDVVATAAGFGDALEHAAIVVTGEGKLDVTSLVGKVVGGALEWAAEQQIAQRAVIAGHVDDDARSALEAQGVVVLALDERAWEPEESFTRAALLAEEAALDLARTFLAR
- a CDS encoding glycosyltransferase — protein: MLERVPLLEKSLNDYAEVVEPGTIERIQALAKPLQGARVLHINATAYGGGVAELLATHVPLLRDLGLEAEWHVMRGSDEFFQVTKAVHNGFQGAPIEWTSAMEHVYLERVLSNAIELEGEWDYIVVHDPQPAALREYSRGRAIDASDTQWIWRCHIDLTDANADIWNFFRPFVECHDAAVFTMPEFVPDALDMDDVALLPPCIDPLAVKNLELPDPFVREICRQYGVDVERPIVCQVSRFDPWKDPVGVIEAFRMVKKTVPDAQLVLAGSMATDDPEGFHMWELTENARDGDASIHLLSNIQQVGAVQINAFQRAADVVVQKSLREGFGLTVSEGLWKGRPVIGGRAGGITLQIADGETGYLVDSIEDCAQRCIELLESPAHADELGTKGREHVRRNFLSTRELEDWLRLFTDVGN